From the genome of Clavelina lepadiformis chromosome 2, kaClaLepa1.1, whole genome shotgun sequence:
AGATGATTAGAACAGTTGTAAATAATATGGGGGATGACACACTTCTTATAGTGATGGGAGATCATGGTTGGTAGTTTTACTGTAATTTTCAACATCTTCATAATGTACGTCCAGTATGTTTAAGATGAGAAAATTTTGAGTGACGTTTGTCAATCATcttgacacaggaatgactcAGACTGGAGACCATGGTGGCGAGACCCTGGAGGAAGTCGACTCTGCCCTCTTTGCTTTTCATCCTGGAGGGAAATTTTCACGAAGGCAGTTGAAGAACCAAAACAGCTGTTATGCAGATTTAATTCAACAGGTCATTAAAATTTGGGCTTTATTCAAAACagtgaaaaatttatttgacctttatttatttttacatttatcaGATTGATCTTGTTCCTACGATATCTGTGCTGCTGGGGGTGCCGATACCCTTTTCTAATTTGGGTACCATAATACCAGATCTAATCCCATCTACTGAACAGTTTGCAACAGATAAAAGTGAGTTTTCGTAATCATGCAGCACAATTGTAGATAGCAATGATATTGTGGTTGCTTAGTTGTTTCTTGATGTTTCTCTATTTTGTTACCTATTTTGATTAAAGTGACATTTTGCAGGTTCAACCTCAGATTCCTTAAGTGAAGCTTTGTATGTGAATGCGAAGCAGGTTGAAAACTATCTCCGGGTTTATAATCAATCCTTTGAAAATCTAGTATCCCCAGAATTCAATCAAATCATGGAGTCATTTGCAAAGCTTAAGCAAaacaatttggaaaatatagAAAAGATTCAAGGCATTTTGCAAAATGCCAGGCTGTTATGCAAACATCTGTGGGCACAATTTGACTTAAACTCAATGGTACATGGGATTTGCTTCTTCACAATCTTGTGTGCTTGCCTCTTGGATAAAAACCTTTCATCGAAAACTACAATCACTGTTATGCTGGCACTGTGTGCTTCCTTTGTCTTATATTGTATAGGCAATATTTTTATGGGCATGTGTTTTTTATCCTTAAGCCTCATTATTTGTTTGAAGCGGTTTGTTAGTCTAATTTTAAGCGATTTCATGACATTTCCAGCTGCTGTCAGTGTTTTGTTTCCactgctgtatacttcaaatAGTTTCGTTTTGAGTGAAGATGCAATATCGATGTATTTATGCATGTCAGTTTTGGCGTTTTATTCCATAACATCATTGTGCGATCTTCATTATAATTACTATGACTATAGATTTAGTTCAGTTGTAAGAAAAGCAACCTGGAAACACAGGGTGAAATTGGTATTCCGACACCCAGCAGTTCGCTGTTTTGTTTTCCTcgtatttttatttatgctCCTGCGCTTCGCCTTTCTCTTTCGAATTTGCCGACCTGAGCAATTTTGGTGCTTTAATATAAACGTGCATTCAGTTTTGAACAAGTCATCAGAAGAACTTCAAGAACACCCAATATATTACATTGATGAAGTCATGGATTTCAGTGACAGCACAATATGGTATTGTATGCATTCTGTAATTTTGTGACTGGCGTTGAATCATTTAAATATGAAACCGTAATAATTAGTTCCCTAGTTAACCCCAGGTCACACCAACTCTGGCTAATGTTAATATCAACACAAACCCACCCTAATTAATGGCTGGTGCTGTGTTTTATACAGATCCTATTTGGTTAGATTTTGAACTTTCTGTATTTCTTGATATGGCATTCTTTCTTTCAGCCTTTTTTTGTCTGGTGGATCTCTCATAGTGCTTGTATTTCTATTTTGGCATTTCTTGAAAAGAGAAGCGAATTTATGGAATCCATACTCTGCAGCTGTTCTCTGTTCCACTAGGCTTATACCattagcaactgtttgcataATTGGTCATTGGCAACTCCAAACTCTAGCAGCTAAGGTATTTGTTATGTCTAGAAAGCTTTAATTTATATACCGAATAtgcagtttgttttatttgttttacgGTTTTTGATTTGCAGGAATTGGATGCATTGCCAACATTTTATGTGACATTTTTGCCTCGTTGTGCCTATTGTCTCTTGCTGTTGTCTTTCTTATTATGGTGGCTTTCACCATTGTCAGTGCACCTGACTTATAAAGACAGGTAAAACAAAATAGACTTACAAGTCTCATGTGATTTTTCATAAGGATTTACCCATTATGTCATTACCAATATAGCCtgaatattaatattaaacaAGACACTGATGAATGTAGATACGGGAGGTACAGAGATGAGCATTCGGTCTTACCAGCTCATGATGCTGCAGCTCGTCATTATCAGCAACTTCTCAAGAAGGTTGAGGAAGAAGatgaacaaaacaataaaacctCATCAAGGCCAAAATCTGAagaaagaaaaggtttgtggTAGCAGATGTACGATGCATTGAAGCATTTTTGATGCTTAATTAGTTATTCTTCTTTTCTGTACTGCAATGGTGTCACATTGTAGTTATTGCACTTGCACATGTATTTTATCTGCTACTGACAACTTAAGGCATTTTCCTTGCACAATAATTTTCGTctattttgttactttttgctTGTATTTTGGCAATAAATATTTCTTGCACAAATTATGCAGGGAAAGATCCACCTGCTGTATTTGGTCTCTTCACAGTTGCATCAGCAGCAGTTCTTGGTTTGGGTGAGGTTTTTATATTGATGCTTGCGTTGTTGTTGGAAGCAAAGTATGCTCCTGTGCTGGTCCTATTTTGCCTGATTACTTGGCTTATCCTGGAAATCTTGTCATCTGCATCCATGTAAGTTCAAACGAGTGCCTTGAAAATAGACACACCTTACACCTAGAATATTTGAAATGGATCGATGGTGTATTGTATCTTTGACAAATATATACAATTGTATGTCTTACCTGTTCAAACATAAACACTTGGGCAAGCCATTAACATATACTACGTAAACAATACTTGCTCTGTTACATGTTTATAACTATTGTTATTTTGTGCGTGCCAGAACCACAAAGGTTTCTTGGAATGCTGTCAGCTTGTGGAGTCTTTCATCGACTTTCTGGTGGTTTGCCACTGGACATCAGGCTTCCCTGTCCTCTATTCCTTGGAATGCAGCATTCGTTGGATTTCGAGGCAGCCATCCTACTATCAGCTTACCTGCTGTTATGATTGGAAGTAACATTTTTGCATCTCAGATTTTACATGCCAGTGAGTAGTAATGAAGCAGTTTCTCATTCATATGAGCTTTCCATGTAAATAGGAAACCTGATATTTTGATATGatgtttgttttcgtttttcagCTTTTCTTCCATTGGTTATTCTTTGGCCATTCTGTAGAAGAAAGCTTTTGCGACAATCTTATCGTTCAATTCTTGCTCAAAAGAAGTTATCTAACGAAGAAATAGAAGAGTTTGGTAACGAAGTGGATTTTCTCCAGTCAGATGGTTCATGGCATAATTTAACAGacttgtttttgaaatatttggttTTGCAAGCTTTGAAGGTGAGATTAGATTTAAAGCCAAGTGAGTAGCTATCAATATGCTgttaattactaaaatttcaaaatttatggAACATTTTTAGGTCCTAGGATGCATGTGCGCCGCTTTTCTCCATCGTCGCCACTTGATGGTGTGGCAGATATTTGCCCCTCGCTTCATATACGAGACACTATCCTTTATAGTCACTTGTGGATCAAGCATACTCACGTACTTTTTTCTTGTTGTAATTGCCCAATCCCTGGAAGGATGGCTTAAAAAATTGCGCAAGCGAAAATGAGAATAAGCCACCTGTTTGGCCACAAGAATACAGTAATAGTATAGATTTCTGTCCAAATTTTTACGGTGCTTTGCACAAAATGCATTTGTGGGGTTTTGTGTGTTATTAATGAAATTTGACCGTGggaaataaattctttaaacttttaacatgtatgtatgtatgtaaaGAGAAAAGGTTTAGCCCTTAGGCTCACGTGGGGTCGACCCTAGTAAGGAAATGCACTTTCTCGAAAACCCATTTGTCTTGGTGACTGTTCCTCACAACCAACTCTACCGTCACGCAGCAATAATTTGGaggttttaaatgtttgtgatAGGGTTTTTACGGagatcaataattaattaaccgTTCTTGAAGATATGATAGTGAAAAAACACTTCTTTCAACGGCGTATAAATTCTTAAAAATGAGTGtagtatttttcaaacaacttatTTCAAAGCAGGAACTAAACAGAAACATTTGCGAAAAGGTTTGTTCATGGCTCATCATCAACGTCATGGCCGATTTGGCATTTTGCAAAGTTGGTGCCGCATTCGAAAGTTTTTCCCGTGTTTTTGTGTCTTAGAAATTGTCACCCGTTGTCTACCACGAGCACGTTTTTCATATTACAAGCGAGCACTTAGGCATAAGTTTTCCAAACTTTCTTGTTATGTGTCCCAGAAATCTTGGTTGTTTTTGTTCAATGTACTGCAGTTAGGTAGCACTCTTTCTTGTTGGATGCAGTCAAAAACAAAAgcgcaaaaataaaaaacgtagtgtaaaaaaattagttttgttCTGGTGAACTAACAGCAACGGTTTACTATCCAtattgaaatagttttactCCGTTTACcaattttaattatattacaTCACTACCTCtttcaaagaaaaagaaaaaagacaatacaaatatcattaaatttcgGTTTGTTTGCAAAGCAGTATAATACCGCTAAAACATTAGGCTAACACGTGGTCCGTGGGAACAAGATGTTTGCATTCGCAGACACAATGAAGCATTTGACAACATAGAAAAGTCATAGATCGACTATATCCAATTGCTGCCTGTGAGCCATACGCTGACCAGATAAGGGTTTGTACGGCCTAGTAAAGAGGTTTCCTTGATTAGTATGCAAAGTAGTAAAAATACCCTAAAATAACAACACGTTTTAATtttcacaaacaaaaactattcGTCCAGAAAACTATAGCCGGTGGAGGGTGCTGGCTAAAATAGAGAAAAATTATTATCGTTAATCCACGTACTGATATGCCTTTTCCACTGCCGAGCCAAAAGTGCAGCAGGCTATCACATGGATTCAGTTGATTGATTTTATTCATAAAAATTATGTTAACCTTGACCATGTGTAACAAGTTATTATTTACAAGTTATATATTCATAAACGTCAACGAGTTGGAAAATGCATTGCAATATATGGTGCAATGTTATCAGAAAAAGTCCCCCAAGCCCCTGCCAACTTTAACAGATCTAACTCAGGGTATCTGGCAACGACATTCTGAACTGACAACACCTGAGACTAATATTTCTTCAAGTTGTCCATATTGGCGCAATCCCGCATTTTCACCATACCGATTCTGAAAATAGCAGACAACACTGTCGTTGAATTCAAAGTAAACAATTCTGTAATAATCCTCAGCACATAAAGTATAAAAATCTTCAGATGGTCCAGTACATCGCTGCTGTGGGCAAACCCAAGTCATTGGCTTTTGAACAGGAAAAGCACAGAACACCGTTAACTTCGGAATTATAGTGCAACCATGGATACATTTCCAACCATTTGTGAAGGCATCgacgttttgttttctttatatgGGTAGGTGGCTGATATCTTCGGGATGATTTTAATAATTGAGAAAAAATAGGTGAAGTAGAGCTCTGATGTAGGTTGATGTAGTATCGTGTAtaactatatacagtattactGGTGGCAACAATagtattttaatgttattaCAATAACATATTCCTTAGTTCGGAACAATGCGAGACGTCAACGGAGAACTTGATCATGAAATACATAGTCGCGCAAATGCAATTATTTTGCTGACTTGTTTTGCTACACGTATTGCACTGTAAAGAAATAAATCGTAATTTGCAATATGCTTATGTTTCAACTTCCAAATCCTGTCCAATAAGGTAAATATTAGGGGGAAATTACATTATGTCCACcccaacaaaaatgtttgggGGATGTCCCCCCCAGGATTTCCGCCCATGCGTGCTAGTGATCGTCCGACACCGAAcacaatttttacaaatgcGGATTTATTTGGCAGTCCCGCTTTCTGGTAATCCCCCAATTTTGACCTGGATTATTATGTGACCGCATTCTAGTATTGAAGTATTCTGTATCAAAGATAGCCTACTACGTACAAATGTAGCCTAATCTTTCAAATCTTGGATATGAGTTGTTTTGTTACTGGTGTGAGTGGCGTCTGGTGTTGGTGTGGACCACTGATAGCACGGAGTTCACGTTTATTTAAGCTAGCCCAGTCTGAGAACGAGCGAGCTGGTTCAGTGCAATAAACGTCATAAAATCCACCAACAAGAAGGGTCTAGTTACTAGactctagtatacaagtggaTGTACCGGTGGCCTTAAACTCCGTCCAAGTTGTCATAATCCTAACGACACTTTGTTGTTTATCAGTTGAATAGTCCAAGTTTTTTACATATGGTTTTAGCTGTGTAGCCTACCAGATTGAAAAGTTTGCCAAGTGCGGGATAAAAGTTAATCGTGCATGtaatggctattgtttcatcttgttgtGCGAGAGATTTCTCATCCAAAaccagcaaactttccaatcagGCCTATGTAAGCTTACTCGACAGAGGTAGAAATGGCCCTCAAGTTTAGAGCAGAAATGCACAACCATGCATCCATAGACCTAGAAAGGATTGAGTTTGACGAGTTGCACTAGAAATCCTTTCAGAATTTAATTGGGCtggttaaatttttcattgattgacaGGTTTTCAGGGTGACGGATATAATAATTTAGCTGTTTTTTTGGGAGTTATAATATTCCAAAAAGCCTAACATTTTCAGTTCTTGATGTTTGATCAATGTaattaaaaacataacaaaatgaGCTCAAGCAGTCCTTCTgatgaaagaaaatttgctatattttCCCCATCATCTATTCAAAATTATGCCGAGTCTATTGGAATTTCGAACTTACCAGAAAGTATTCTGCAGAAACTCGGAGAAGATATCAGTTATCGATTGCGTGAAATAACTTCAAAAAGTTGTGAATTCATGCGCCACAGTAGACGTGGAAAACTCAAAGCTTCTGACATAGATCGTGCTATGAGATGGAGTAATATCCAACTTATAAAAGGTGCACCTGATTCAACTGATTTCAGGGTTATTGAACAAATGTATGTGATACCAGACCCAGTGGTTGATCTCCAGCAATTAGCACTTGATCAAATGGAACCTTCCCAACTTAAACCAGCATCTCTCAGCACAGAATGGTTGTCAACAGATGATCCAGCAGTCAATCCACAGAATGACAGCTTGCAAGGtgaataatttttctttgattttaatGTTACGTCTGCGTGCTTCTACTGTAATCTGacatgtttgattttttgctgaCACGTTATAGTGAATCCAAACTATTAAGTGTAATGTGCAATTGggacatttttcaattttggtccagataaataattttgcaatgctAACAGAAgacatatatatgtataaatgTACCTTCATATAGTCTATATGGAAATCAGGCAAGAAAAAGAATACAAAGTAttctttttaaatgaaaatattattatcaaaaaatgAGAACAAAGCAGCTTATACACAACTAGAGTTGCCATCCTCTGGATGGCAAGTTTTCTCAGATTAAGAAGTCCTTTTCGAATTGCCTTATTAAATCCGggtgattttatttatttttattgattcAGCCGTTTACAACTACTCCACATGAAGTGTGTTGTATCTTTTTACTCGTTGTGATGTCTTTACATGACAACACGACATAGTGAAATTACTTTAATCAATGTAACATAACAAAGTTGTTACATTATTACCCACAACTCCTCCCATTATTGCAATAATGTGGTTGATATATTTGAATCCTGTTTATCTGCTAAGTAACCCATCATAAAAAGTAATGCTCTAAATGTTCGTTTAACTTAATCGAGTTTGTGTCCAATTCCTAAACTACAATTGACATtatattagcctctaataggCTACCAGCAGTGTAATCCCAGTGTATTTCAAGTACGGTTCatgtttatgacatcactattgCTTTGTTGTGTCTAAATGCTTAATAATGTAACGATGTTGGCTAccttgttttgctttgttggCAGTAGCTAGGTTTGTAAATGTTCGATTTCTTTGCTTATCGCTGTAGTTAAAAGAAAGGCAATTACACAGTTGGAGAGAAGAATATTTTAACCGTCGAAATTGATCTGGCCTACCTCCAGTAAtcgtgaaaagttaaacaagttTAAGGCTAGTTTCAGCATTTATGCTTCACGTGTACACTGCTCTTTTCCCagcttttcttgaaaaactggTTTAGTAGAAAGAGCTTGAGACCGGTTTTTCACCCCTGATACGGCCCCCGGGGTTTAATTGAAAATCGAAATGTGTTATAACTGGTACGGTGTTGAGTTCTACCTTCAGTGAAAACTTGTCGTCCCAAGACGTCCCCGTTGAAAAGTCTTTCTGGTTTGTGGTTGACCGAGTAAATTACAGATATAGATATACAtagatttacaaaaaaatggaaagttatttattcattttgtcAAGTGATGAACATTTTTTACTTGATATTAAATGCTTATCATGGACAGGTTACATGCAATCCACACAACTTTTTCTAATAGTACTGGTATGTAGTTGCTGCTTTTGGCTTTGTGCGATATAACCACATGTTACTAATCTCGATCATTGTTCATGTGTTTTGATTATGGTAAATACTTGATCAAACATTGTTTCTCAGGATTTATTCAGCAATAAAAGTCAACAATCTAAATATAATACAACTTTCACAAAATGATATAAATTAACGTATAAGATTGGCATTGGTATGGTCAATCAGGTGTCAGCCTACCAGCAGTTTGCCTGAGTCCAGAACtccttttttttcatttaaacat
Proteins encoded in this window:
- the LOC143445715 gene encoding GPI ethanolamine phosphate transferase 3, catalytic subunit-like, with product MLSGAVYGIGKYVILLLAVVAIFTTGTYLFTSGFLLSRHEIDVRSSCSKSKNSILWNNTDKNTCWTVPRISKVYTKFVVILIDALRFDFANYDDNTSKILPYTNRLSIFHELAKKHGCSSTRLFRFRADAPTTTMQRIKGLTTGSFPTFIDVSNNFDSAEITEDNFIDQFVESSNRNITFFGDDTWLKLFPGRFATSFAFPSFDVKNLHLVDDGIQEHLVSELQKDNWNMLIAHFIGVDHCGHRYGPLHSEMSAKLEEMDKMIRTVVNNMGDDTLLIVMGDHGMTQTGDHGGETLEEVDSALFAFHPGGKFSRRQLKNQNSCYADLIQQIDLVPTISVLLGVPIPFSNLGTIIPDLIPSTEQFATDKSSTSDSLSEALYVNAKQVENYLRVYNQSFENLVSPEFNQIMESFAKLKQNNLENIEKIQGILQNARLLCKHLWAQFDLNSMVHGICFFTILCACLLDKNLSSKTTITVMLALCASFVLYCIGNIFMGMCFLSLSLIICLKRFVSLILSDFMTFPAAVSVLFPLLYTSNSFVLSEDAISMYLCMSVLAFYSITSLCDLHYNYYDYRFSSVVRKATWKHRVKLVFRHPAVRCFVFLVFLFMLLRFAFLFRICRPEQFWCFNINVHSVLNKSSEELQEHPIYYIDEVMDFSDSTICLFLSGGSLIVLVFLFWHFLKREANLWNPYSAAVLCSTRLIPLATVCIIGHWQLQTLAAKELDALPTFYVTFLPRCAYCLLLLSFLLWWLSPLSVHLTYKDRYGRYRDEHSVLPAHDAAARHYQQLLKKVEEEDEQNNKTSSRPKSEERKGKDPPAVFGLFTVASAAVLGLGEVFILMLALLLEAKYAPVLVLFCLITWLILEILSSASITTKVSWNAVSLWSLSSTFWWFATGHQASLSSIPWNAAFVGFRGSHPTISLPAVMIGSNIFASQILHATFLPLVILWPFCRRKLLRQSYRSILAQKKLSNEEIEEFGNEVDFLQSDGSWHNLTDLFLKYLVLQALKVLGCMCAAFLHRRHLMVWQIFAPRFIYETLSFIVTCGSSILTYFFLVVIAQSLEGWLKKLRKRK